The DNA region TTGATGGCACCAGCATGATTCGGGACTGCTTGTGTAGCGTCAGCGATAATTGTCCATCTGCAAAAAATGTCAGTCCCAGTTTTAACAAAGAGTCACCCGTTTGACCTTTGCAAAACAGCTTGCTTTCGTCAGGGCTATCACCTGATTGAAAGGTACATAAAGAATTAACCAGCAAAGGTTGAACCCATTCGCCCCCCGAAACACTTATTTCAAAGTCAACGGTTCCTTTGCTGAACAGTGATATATACGTTTTCCCGGTAACGGTCTGCACTCCCGGAGAGTCGGGTTCAACACTGAGTTGGTGAGAGGTCAGCTTCTGAATATCATGCACGTAAGAAGCTACAAAAGGATGCATAAATAAAGCGGGATTTATAACCGCTGGAACACCAGCAGCGTTAGCAGAAGCCCCTGAAGCCAGAATGGCGATCAATAAAAAATAGAGAGTAAAACCGTATGCCCTTGTTATCTGCACGCAGACCGCCTCGTGTCATGGATTTTTGATTATTCGGTTAAGATTGAAAGGCAATTCTAGTGCATATAACGGGCTTTGCTCTGCTTTATCCTGGTCAAAATTTGTCATCGGGGGCATTTTCTGGGTATCTTGTTAGATCGAAGCCGCCATGAGCAAGCATGAACGAGCATGAGCGAGAAAAGGAGGACGATCTATGACAGACACTGTACTTGAAAAACGTCGCTTCCCCCGAAAGCTGCTTGAAGAACCTGCAGAGGTTCTTGATAACGATACCGGTCAGTTGTTGGGCATTCTGGAAGATGTTTCGAAGGGAGGTTTCAGCCTGGTCACCAACCAGATGATCCGTCAGGAAGAGGTTCGTAATATAACACTGGTGCTGCCTGGCCCCCAGAAAAGCTATCACCGGGTATCGTTGATAGCTGAATGTGTCTGGTGCCAGTCAAGTAACAAGCAGAGGAGCAGGCAGGACAATAACACGCGTAAAGGCCCCCCCGACAATGCGTCCTCAGATCAGGTTCCAGAAGGCTATGCCGCTGGATTTCAGTTGCGGGAGATCGACGAGCAGGACCTGGTTGCCCTTAATTACTTTATCCGTGACTACTGATACGAAGCCTTAGTCAGGAATGGGCAGGTTCAGAGTTTCCTTCAACTCTTCCATCACGATGTAACTCTTCGACTCTCTTACACCGGGCAGCTTTAACAGGATGTCGCCCAGCAGTTCCCTGTAGGAGGCCATTTCAGAAATCCGGGCTTTAACCAGATAATCAAAGTGGCCCGATACCAGATGACACTCCAGAACATTAGGCAGGTTAGTAACCGCCTTGCGGAAATCATCGAAGATATCGGCGGATTTGGTGTACAAACTGATTTCGACAAACACCAGCAGACCGGCTTGCAGGAATTGTGGATTTAAACGGGCACTGTAGCCCTGAATAATCCCTTCACGTTCCAGTCTCTTAACCCGTTCCATGCAGGGCGTTGTGCTCAGGCCTACACGGTCAGCAAGGTCTACATAGGAGATACGACCATTTTCCTGCAGGGTGCGCAGAATATTACGATCAATCCTGTCTAGTTGGCGAACGACTTCTTTGCGGCTTCTCATGGTTTCAGCTGTTGTTTGACGAACTGTCATTGTATAGCCGTTGGGAAAGATCCCTTCAGCTACGCCATTCAGGAAAATGCCGCAATTTCGCATAAGTATGCATCAGCGAACATTCCGAGGGTGCGTGAGAGTATGGCACAGACAGAAAATCTTCAAGTACTTAAATAGGCCAGCTATGTAAATTTTCCGTTTGCCTGTAAAAAATAAGCAAGATAGCCCTGTGAATGTGAGTACTCACAGTATGATGCTCGTAGTCGATTCTTCACCATCAAACGTCAGGCTCCGACGGCTATAGACGACTGGACGTATTCAACCGGAACCCGGTTAAGATTGCAGTACAGCTGATAAGGTATGGTGCTGGCATAGCGTGCTATTTCTGCTGCCGGGAGATCCTTACCCCATAATACAACGTTGTCACCCGGCCGGGCTTCCTGTGCATCAGTCAGATCGATGGTCAGCATATCCATGGAAACCCGACCAATCACAGGCACTCGTTTACCGTTCACAAGAACGGGTGTGCCGTTCCGGGCGTGGCGCGGGTAACCGTCGGCGTAGCCAATCGCCACCACCCCCTGTCGGGTCGGGCGCTGACTGGTCCATGTGCTGCCATAACCAACCGGGCTGCCAGCAGGAATGTTCTTAATGCTTATTATGGCTGAGTGCAGCGCCATAACCGGTTGCAGCTGTTGCTCAATCGGATGAGCCGTTTCAAAGGGAGAAGCGCCGTACAATAATAACCCGGGGCGATTCCATTCAGCACGGGCCTGGGGGTAGTCCACCAGACCGGCTGAATTAGCAATACTCCGCTCGCCCGGCAGTCCAAGCGTATGTTGTTCAAAGACTTCCAGCTGGTGTCGTGTATAACCATTATCCGGCTCATCCGCACAGGCAAGGTGAGTCATCATTACAATGTCGCTGACCCAGGGCAGTGCGTCCAGACGCATCCAGGCGGCTCGAAACTCTTGTGGTAACAGACCGGCGCGATGCATGCCCGAGTCCATTTTCAGCCAGACACGCACAGGCTCTGATTGTGGGTTCTGCTCCAGCATGGTCAGCTGTTCGGGGTTTTGCACGACGATGTCCAGCTTATGACGGCTGATCTCGTTCAGCTCACTGGTTTCAAAAAAGCCTTCCAGCAGGAGAATCGGTTGCCGGATACCGGTACTGCGCAACTCCAGAGCTTCTTCAATACAGGCCACCGCAAACCCGTCAGCCTGACCTGACAGTGCTTTGGCACAGGCGACCGCACCATGCCCATAAGCATCGGCTTTCACCACTGCCAGAACTTTGCCATTCGCTCGTTCCCGGTTGGCTAACGCTTTGGCAAGCTGGTAGTTGTGTTGCAGGGCATCAAGATTAATGACCGCCTTAGCTGGACGACTCATGGTTGCAGTGTTTCCCCCAAAAGAATCAGCCGCAATGCTAACAATTTATAATTTTTAGCTCTTTATGTGATTATCGAAATTCACTAAGTGAATAAATAATACCAATAACGGTGGCTTATCTACACAGCAAAAGCCGTTCGGGTTACTTATTGATTCTGGTAATCTTGGTTCCTTCCAGAGTCAGGTTGTACATCAAACCCTTGTTGTCACTGATAAAGCCGATAATAGGCGCCTGAATGGTATTGGTTGCGATCGTTTCACCCACACCAAACTCGGCAATAGCAATGCTGCCAT from Endozoicomonas sp. NE40 includes:
- a CDS encoding PilZ domain-containing protein, with product MTDTVLEKRRFPRKLLEEPAEVLDNDTGQLLGILEDVSKGGFSLVTNQMIRQEEVRNITLVLPGPQKSYHRVSLIAECVWCQSSNKQRSRQDNNTRKGPPDNASSDQVPEGYAAGFQLREIDEQDLVALNYFIRDY
- the lrp gene encoding leucine-responsive transcriptional regulator Lrp — its product is MRSRKEVVRQLDRIDRNILRTLQENGRISYVDLADRVGLSTTPCMERVKRLEREGIIQGYSARLNPQFLQAGLLVFVEISLYTKSADIFDDFRKAVTNLPNVLECHLVSGHFDYLVKARISEMASYRELLGDILLKLPGVRESKSYIVMEELKETLNLPIPD
- the alr gene encoding alanine racemase is translated as MSRPAKAVINLDALQHNYQLAKALANRERANGKVLAVVKADAYGHGAVACAKALSGQADGFAVACIEEALELRSTGIRQPILLLEGFFETSELNEISRHKLDIVVQNPEQLTMLEQNPQSEPVRVWLKMDSGMHRAGLLPQEFRAAWMRLDALPWVSDIVMMTHLACADEPDNGYTRHQLEVFEQHTLGLPGERSIANSAGLVDYPQARAEWNRPGLLLYGASPFETAHPIEQQLQPVMALHSAIISIKNIPAGSPVGYGSTWTSQRPTRQGVVAIGYADGYPRHARNGTPVLVNGKRVPVIGRVSMDMLTIDLTDAQEARPGDNVVLWGKDLPAAEIARYASTIPYQLYCNLNRVPVEYVQSSIAVGA